The following are from one region of the Streptococcus sp. 1643 genome:
- a CDS encoding aspartate kinase: MKVVKFGGSSLASAGQLEKVLNIVKSDKERRFVVVSAPGKRNAEDTKVTDALIKYYRDYVAGNDISASQSWIIDRYAAMVSELGLKPAVLEKISKSIRALATLPIEDNEFLYDTFLAAGENNNAKLIAAYFNQNGIDARYVHPREAGIVVTSEPGNARIIPSSYDKIEGLADSNEVLVIPGFFGVTKENQICTFSRGGSDITGSIIAAGVKADLYENFTDVDGIFAAHPGIIHQPHSIPELTYREMRELAYAGFSVLHDEALLPAYRGKIPLVIKNTNNPDHPGTRIVLEHSSDKFPVVGIAGDSGFVSINMSKYLMNREIGFGRKVLQILEDLNIGWEHMPTGIDDLSIILRSRELTPIKEEEILRQLVQKAEVDHAEIEHDLSIIMIVGEKMKSHIGVTATATRALSENKINIQMMSQGSSEVSIMFVVNKEQEKAAIKALYHAFFGESKED; this comes from the coding sequence ATGAAGGTTGTAAAATTTGGCGGAAGCTCGCTTGCCTCTGCTGGTCAGTTAGAAAAAGTCTTAAATATTGTTAAAAGTGATAAAGAACGCCGTTTTGTAGTTGTTTCTGCACCCGGCAAACGCAATGCTGAAGATACTAAGGTAACTGATGCCTTGATTAAATACTATCGCGACTATGTGGCTGGAAATGACATCAGTGCTAGCCAAAGCTGGATCATTGACCGTTATGCCGCTATGGTTAGTGAACTAGGGTTAAAACCTGCTGTTTTAGAAAAAATCTCTAAAAGTATTCGGGCCTTGGCAACTCTTCCTATAGAGGACAATGAATTTCTCTATGATACCTTCCTAGCGGCTGGAGAAAATAACAATGCCAAATTGATTGCAGCCTACTTTAACCAAAACGGTATCGATGCACGCTATGTTCACCCAAGAGAAGCTGGAATTGTTGTCACAAGTGAACCTGGAAACGCACGTATCATTCCATCTAGTTATGACAAGATTGAAGGCTTGGCTGATAGCAACGAAGTCCTTGTCATCCCTGGTTTCTTTGGTGTGACTAAGGAAAATCAAATCTGTACTTTTTCACGTGGTGGTTCAGATATCACAGGTTCTATCATTGCAGCAGGTGTTAAGGCTGATCTCTATGAGAACTTTACAGACGTAGATGGTATCTTTGCTGCCCATCCTGGTATTATCCACCAACCACACTCTATTCCTGAATTAACCTACCGTGAAATGCGTGAGTTGGCTTACGCTGGATTTTCAGTCCTTCATGACGAAGCCCTTCTACCTGCCTACCGCGGAAAAATTCCTCTTGTCATCAAGAATACCAACAACCCAGACCACCCAGGAACACGCATTGTTTTAGAACACAGTAGTGATAAATTCCCAGTAGTAGGAATTGCGGGTGACTCAGGATTCGTCAGCATCAACATGTCTAAATACCTCATGAACCGCGAAATCGGGTTTGGTCGCAAGGTTCTGCAAATCCTTGAGGACCTCAACATCGGTTGGGAACACATGCCTACAGGTATCGACGATCTTTCAATCATCCTCCGCTCCCGTGAATTAACTCCTATCAAAGAAGAAGAAATTCTACGTCAACTCGTTCAAAAAGCTGAAGTGGACCATGCTGAAATCGAACATGACCTCTCAATCATTATGATTGTCGGAGAAAAGATGAAGAGCCATATCGGGGTAACTGCTACTGCAACACGTGCTTTGTCTGAGAATAAAATCAACATCCAGATGATGTCCCAAGGTTCAAGTGAAGTTTCCATAATGTTTGTTGTCAATAAAGAGCAAGAAAAAGCAGCCATCAAGGCTCTCTATCATGCCTTTTTCGGTGAAAGTAAGGAAGACTAA
- a CDS encoding DUF956 family protein, which produces MAQSLNQVIDLQTTGTSYLSISGKVGKFLVGDQALEFYPDVNVEQYIQIPWSSIQQIGANVSGRKISRHFEVFTDQGKFLFASKDSGAILKIAREKLGNDKVVKLPTLLQTIGQKFKNLFAKK; this is translated from the coding sequence ATGGCCCAATCACTCAATCAAGTCATTGACCTCCAAACCACTGGGACATCTTACCTCTCTATCTCTGGAAAAGTTGGAAAATTTCTAGTCGGGGATCAAGCCTTAGAGTTTTATCCTGATGTCAATGTCGAACAATATATCCAAATCCCCTGGTCCAGCATTCAGCAAATCGGAGCCAACGTAAGTGGTCGCAAGATCAGCCGCCACTTTGAAGTCTTTACTGATCAAGGAAAATTCCTCTTTGCTTCCAAAGACTCTGGTGCTATCCTCAAAATCGCTCGGGAAAAATTAGGAAACGACAAGGTCGTGAAACTTCCGACTCTACTCCAGACCATTGGTCAAAAATTCAAAAATCTATTTGCAAAAAAGTAG
- the serS gene encoding serine--tRNA ligase yields the protein MLDIKRIRTDFDAVAEKLATRGVDAAILNEMKEIDAKRRDILVKVETLKAERNTVSAEIAQAKRNKENADDKIAAMQTLSAEVKALDAELGEIDAKLTEFTTTLPNIPADSVPVGADEDDNVEVRRWGTPREFDFEPKAHWDLGEDLGILDWERGAKVTGARFLFYKGLGARLERAIYNFMLDEHGKEGYTEVITPYMVNHDSMFGTGQYPKFKEDTFELKDTNYVLIPTAEVPLTNYYRDEILDGKDLPIYFTAMSPSFRSEAGSAGRDTRGLIRLHQFHKVEMVKFAKPEESYEELEKMTANAENILQKLNLPYRVVALSTGDMGFSAAKTYDLEVWIPAQNTYREISSCSNTEDFQARRAQIRYRDEADGKVKLLHTLNGSGLAVGRTVAAILENYQNADGSVTIPEALRPYMGGAEVIKP from the coding sequence ATGTTAGATATTAAACGTATTCGTACAGACTTTGATGCTGTCGCTGAAAAATTAGCTACACGTGGTGTAGATGCTGCTATCTTAAATGAGATGAAAGAAATAGATGCTAAACGTCGTGACATCTTGGTCAAGGTTGAAACTCTAAAAGCAGAACGTAACACAGTTTCTGCTGAGATTGCCCAAGCCAAGCGCAACAAGGAAAATGCCGATGACAAGATTGCTGCTATGCAAACCCTATCTGCTGAAGTCAAAGCCTTGGATGCTGAATTGGGGGAAATCGATGCTAAGTTGACAGAATTTACCACGACTCTTCCAAACATCCCAGCTGACAGCGTTCCTGTTGGAGCTGATGAGGACGATAATGTGGAAGTTCGCCGTTGGGGAACTCCGCGCGAGTTTGACTTTGAACCAAAAGCTCACTGGGATCTTGGTGAAGACTTGGGTATCCTTGACTGGGAACGTGGAGCAAAAGTTACTGGTGCTCGCTTCCTCTTCTATAAAGGACTTGGGGCTCGTTTGGAACGTGCTATCTACAACTTTATGTTGGACGAGCATGGAAAAGAGGGCTATACTGAAGTCATCACACCATACATGGTTAACCATGATTCTATGTTTGGTACTGGTCAATATCCAAAATTCAAGGAAGATACTTTTGAATTGAAAGACACTAATTATGTCCTTATTCCTACGGCTGAAGTGCCTCTGACAAACTACTACCGTGATGAAATCCTTGACGGTAAAGACCTACCAATCTACTTTACCGCTATGAGTCCATCATTCCGTTCTGAGGCTGGTTCTGCTGGTCGTGATACACGTGGTTTGATTCGTCTGCACCAATTCCACAAGGTTGAAATGGTCAAATTTGCCAAACCAGAAGAATCATACGAAGAATTGGAAAAAATGACAGCAAACGCTGAAAATATTCTTCAAAAACTCAACCTTCCATACCGTGTCGTTGCGCTCTCTACTGGAGATATGGGCTTCTCAGCTGCCAAGACTTATGACTTGGAAGTTTGGATTCCCGCCCAAAATACCTATCGTGAAATCTCAAGTTGTTCAAATACAGAAGATTTCCAAGCTCGTCGTGCCCAAATCCGTTACCGTGATGAAGCCGATGGCAAGGTGAAACTCCTTCACACCTTGAACGGTTCTGGACTTGCAGTTGGACGTACGGTTGCTGCTATTCTTGAGAACTATCAAAATGCAGATGGTTCTGTAACCATTCCAGAAGCTCTTCGTCCATATATGGGTGGAGCTGAAGTTATCAAACCATAA